A window of Apium graveolens cultivar Ventura chromosome 8, ASM990537v1, whole genome shotgun sequence contains these coding sequences:
- the LOC141680136 gene encoding uncharacterized protein LOC141680136 has translation MVQSHLETIPDTPILHINKEENSKVDDLSKLVQNTADTSSLVYFKDLGTPSTDRAKILCISSPDNWMTPYIAYLKDGTLPKYQNKAHYLKHEAARFFLEDNQLYRRTFSAPTLKCVNPDEADNCLREAHEGICGDHLAAKALAYKVIRKGYYWPTIHADTMAYMKKCCKFQRSAMCRSRAQAFRGQYSPRFPLLFGG, from the coding sequence ATGGTACAAAGTCACCTGGAAACCATCCCGGATACGCCAATTTTGCATATAAACAAAGAGGAAAACTCCAAGGTAGATGATCTCTCCAAGCTTGTACAGAACACTGCGGATACTAGCAGTTTGGTGTACTTTAAAGATCTCGGGACACCAAGCACAGATCGAGCTAAAATCTTATGCATCAGCAGCCCGGATAATTGGATGACTCCCTATATAGCCTACTTGAAAGATGGGACCCTGCCAAAATATCAGAACAAGGCACACTACCTCAAGCATGAGGCTGCCCGTTTCTTCCTTGAAGATAATCAACTATATAGGCGAACCTTCTCGGCACCCACTCTCAAATGTGTTAATCCGGATGAAGCCGATAATTGTCTCCGGGAGGCTCACGAAGGAATTTGTGGAGATCACTTAGCTGCCAAAGCCCTAGCCTATAAAGTCATCAGAAAAGGATATTACTGGCCAACTATCCACGCAGATACAATGGCATATATGAAGAAGTGCTGCAAATTCCAAAGGTCGGCAATGTGCCGAAGCAGAGCCCAAGCCTTCCGGGGTCAGTACTCTCCCCGGTTCCCTTTGCTATTTGGGGGATAG